The Sagittula sp. P11 genome window below encodes:
- a CDS encoding AMP-binding protein: MGWLKDETGLERNAANYVPLTPLSFLNRAVQIWPDHLAVVYGAHRKTYAEYAERVSRLASGLAGLGVEPGDVVATILPNIPAQVEAHFAVPACGAVLNAINTRLDPDTVSYILDHGEAKVVLCDTQFLPVLAEALDRMENEPPQVVEVPDDHAGVHRHSDYLQYEDLLTKGDPGFAWIMPEDEWESIALNYTSGTTGRPKGVVYHHRGAYLNAMGQVLSWRIVLHPVYLTIVPLFHCNGWCHTWMMPAVGGTIVCCRDVRADSIFNAIADEGVTHFGGAPIVLNTLINAPEDQRRAFDHVVEVFTAGAPPAPATLAAIEPMGFNVTQVYGLTETYGPGTECTWQSKWDHMEGEARAAQKSRQGVAMPFLEPMDVLDDDGAPIPRDGQARGEIVFRGNGVMKGYLKNPRATKEAFKDGLFHSGDIAVMHPDNYLQIADRAKDIIISGGENISSVEVEGVLMAHPAVLLCAVVAKPDEKWGEVPCVFVELKDGREATEADLIAFARERLAGFKTPKKVVFQELPKTSTGKIQKFELRALAKEM; the protein is encoded by the coding sequence ATGGGCTGGCTGAAGGATGAAACCGGACTGGAACGCAACGCGGCGAATTACGTGCCGCTCACGCCCCTGTCCTTCCTCAACCGGGCTGTCCAGATCTGGCCCGATCACCTGGCCGTCGTCTACGGCGCGCACCGCAAGACCTACGCTGAATATGCCGAACGGGTCAGCCGGCTGGCGTCCGGGCTGGCCGGGCTGGGTGTGGAGCCGGGCGACGTGGTCGCGACGATTCTCCCGAACATTCCCGCGCAGGTGGAGGCACACTTCGCCGTGCCCGCCTGCGGGGCCGTGCTGAACGCGATCAACACGCGGCTGGACCCGGACACGGTCTCCTACATCCTCGATCATGGCGAGGCGAAGGTCGTGCTCTGCGACACGCAGTTCCTGCCGGTGCTGGCCGAGGCGCTCGACCGGATGGAGAACGAACCGCCGCAGGTCGTCGAAGTGCCCGACGACCATGCCGGGGTGCACCGCCATTCCGACTACCTGCAGTACGAGGACCTACTGACGAAGGGCGATCCCGGCTTTGCATGGATCATGCCGGAGGACGAGTGGGAGAGCATCGCGCTCAACTATACCTCGGGCACCACGGGCCGGCCAAAGGGCGTGGTCTACCACCACCGCGGCGCCTACCTGAACGCCATGGGACAGGTGTTGTCGTGGCGCATCGTGCTGCACCCGGTCTATCTGACCATCGTGCCGCTGTTCCACTGCAACGGCTGGTGCCACACGTGGATGATGCCGGCCGTCGGCGGCACCATCGTCTGCTGTCGGGACGTGAGGGCCGACTCGATCTTCAACGCCATCGCCGACGAGGGGGTGACCCACTTCGGCGGCGCGCCCATCGTGCTCAACACGCTGATCAACGCGCCCGAGGACCAGAGACGGGCATTCGACCATGTGGTCGAGGTCTTCACCGCCGGCGCACCGCCCGCGCCCGCCACGCTCGCCGCGATCGAGCCCATGGGCTTCAACGTCACGCAGGTCTACGGCCTGACCGAGACCTACGGCCCCGGCACCGAATGCACCTGGCAGTCGAAGTGGGACCACATGGAAGGCGAGGCCCGCGCCGCCCAGAAGTCGCGGCAGGGCGTGGCGATGCCCTTCCTCGAACCGATGGACGTGCTTGACGATGACGGCGCGCCGATCCCGCGCGACGGCCAGGCCCGCGGAGAGATCGTGTTTCGCGGCAACGGCGTCATGAAGGGCTACCTGAAGAACCCGCGCGCCACGAAGGAGGCCTTCAAGGACGGGCTCTTCCACTCCGGCGACATCGCGGTGATGCACCCGGACAACTACCTGCAGATCGCCGATCGCGCGAAGGACATCATCATCTCCGGCGGCGAGAACATCTCGTCGGTGGAGGTGGAGGGGGTGCTGATGGCGCACCCGGCGGTGCTGCTGTGCGCGGTGGTGGCGAAGCCGGACGAGAAATGGGGTGAGGTGCCCTGCGTCTTCGTCGAGCTGAAGGACGGGCGGGAGGCGACGGAGGCCGACCTGATCGCCTTTGCCCGCGAGCGGCTGGCCGGGTTCAAGACCCCCAAGAAGGTGGTGTTCCAGGAACTGCCGAAGACCTCGACCGGCAAGATCCAGAAGTTCGAACTGCGCGCTCTGGCGAAGGAGATGTGA
- a CDS encoding ribonuclease T2 family protein: MRALLAAFALFAATHALADGERAGEFDYYVMSLSWSPNWCRMEGDARNSEQCDADFGWVLHGLWPQYHRGWPAYCPTMERQPSRQQTAEMADIMGTSGLAWHQWKKHGVCSGLSASAYYALAREAYGTVTRPAVFRKLDKPVKLPASVVEEAFLKANPGLEKDMVTVTCRDAYIQEVRICLSRDLTPVPCGRDVVKDCSMKDALFEPIR; this comes from the coding sequence ATGCGCGCCCTTCTTGCCGCCTTTGCCCTGTTCGCCGCCACCCACGCACTGGCCGATGGCGAACGCGCCGGGGAATTCGACTATTACGTCATGTCGCTGTCGTGGTCGCCGAACTGGTGCCGGATGGAGGGCGATGCCCGGAACTCCGAACAATGCGACGCGGATTTCGGCTGGGTGCTCCACGGGTTGTGGCCACAGTACCACCGCGGCTGGCCCGCCTATTGCCCGACGATGGAGCGCCAGCCCTCCCGCCAGCAGACCGCCGAGATGGCCGACATCATGGGGACCTCCGGCCTTGCGTGGCACCAGTGGAAGAAGCACGGCGTCTGCTCCGGCCTGTCGGCCAGCGCCTACTACGCCCTCGCCCGCGAGGCCTATGGCACCGTCACCCGGCCGGCGGTCTTCCGCAAGCTCGACAAGCCGGTGAAGTTGCCCGCTTCGGTGGTCGAAGAGGCCTTCCTGAAGGCCAACCCGGGACTTGAGAAGGACATGGTCACGGTGACCTGCCGGGACGCCTATATACAGGAGGTCCGCATCTGCCTGTCGCGCGACCTGACGCCGGTGCCCTGTGGCCGCGACGTGGTGAAGGATTGCAGCATGAAAGACGCGCTGTTCGAACCGATCCGGTAA
- a CDS encoding sulfotransferase family 2 domain-containing protein: protein MIISRGRKYIFVHIPKTGGTSLAAALEDRAMRGDILIGDTEKAKRRKRRVKKLQESARGRLWKHSNLIDIEGVVTPQEVEDFFVFTMVRNPWDRMVSYYHWLRTQSFDHRMVHLSKMMTFSDFVKHMFTRKQMEQWPYTAYTTDSQGRNRCNHYIRLETWRPDMDMLAQHLGFMPGIGHLNRSPRHPDYRTYYTDETAEVVGNICRQDIMRFGYRF, encoded by the coding sequence ATGATCATTTCCCGCGGGCGAAAATACATTTTCGTGCACATTCCGAAGACCGGCGGCACGTCGCTGGCGGCGGCTCTGGAGGATCGCGCCATGCGCGGCGACATCCTGATCGGCGACACGGAAAAGGCCAAGCGCCGCAAGCGCCGGGTGAAGAAGCTGCAGGAAAGCGCGCGCGGGCGGCTCTGGAAACATTCCAACCTGATCGACATCGAGGGCGTCGTGACCCCGCAGGAGGTGGAGGATTTCTTTGTCTTCACCATGGTGCGCAACCCGTGGGACCGGATGGTGAGCTATTACCACTGGCTGAGAACGCAAAGCTTCGATCACCGGATGGTCCACCTGTCGAAGATGATGACCTTCTCGGACTTTGTGAAGCACATGTTCACCCGCAAGCAGATGGAACAGTGGCCCTACACCGCCTACACCACGGATTCGCAGGGCAGGAACCGCTGCAACCACTACATCCGGCTGGAGACGTGGCGGCCGGACATGGACATGCTGGCGCAGCACCTTGGTTTCATGCCGGGGATCGGGCACCTCAACCGCTCTCCCCGCCATCCGGATTACCGAACCTATTACACCGACGAAACGGCGGAGGTCGTGGGCAACATCTGCCGTCAGGACATCATGCGGTTCGGTTACAGGTTCTGA